In Marispirochaeta aestuarii, the following proteins share a genomic window:
- a CDS encoding FeoA family protein, protein MESGINHPDHQLISLADVPPGAEVRIRSLRGGRGMRQRLLDLGVVPGEKIRVIRGGRGMPHVLMVKTSKIMLGHGIVRHILVSLSSSEDPPEEQN, encoded by the coding sequence ATGGAATCCGGTATCAATCACCCTGACCATCAGCTCATTTCTCTTGCAGATGTTCCTCCCGGAGCAGAGGTTCGTATACGATCCCTGCGGGGCGGAAGGGGAATGCGGCAGCGTCTGCTCGATCTGGGGGTTGTCCCCGGCGAGAAGATCCGGGTAATCCGCGGCGGCAGGGGGATGCCCCATGTGCTTATGGTAAAAACCTCAAAGATCATGCTGGGCCATGGTATCGTTCGACACATACTCGTAAGCCTCTCGTCTTCTGAAGACCCGCCGGAGGAACAGAATTAA
- a CDS encoding DUF3427 domain-containing protein — translation MFETQNPLAKDLKAYVSRITPQTGLVQSELFTGSNAGLSLESELKREILSSNEICWLVSFIKWTGIRIFSDVLKEAASNGTKLRIITTSYMGATDQKAVDFLADLPNTEVRLSYNTERERLHAKAYLFLRNTGFNTGYIGSSNLSRSALTNGLEWNLKVTTGEIPHIIEKFKSTFETYWVSSDFEQYNNQDNSHRSRLKKALQFERGGESLDPDDPVFFTIEPHSYQKDILEQLHVERTVHKRYRNLVVAATGTGKTVISAFDFRSYYRKNPSARLLYVAHREEILRQARATFRAVLGLHSFGELWVGSHEPDNFRQLFVSVQTLNNRIETLNFDSDYYDFIIIDEVHHIAAESYRPILYQFQPGVLLGLTATPERHDGTDILEDFCGVIAAELRLPEAINLRYLCPFQYFGIDDPVDLSNVQWVRGRYLPSELTNIYMANDQRVDHILRSMKDILVNLKAIKALAFCVSQEHAQFMAEKFVLNGIKAAVLTSRNSPDRTRLRDQLVQGKINILCVVDIFNEGVDIPEIDTVLFLRPTESLTIFLQQLGRGLRLVNDKECLTVLDFVGNAHAEYDFSRKFRALVGKSHISIIDEVEEGFPHLPLGCSIVLQKQAKEIILQNIKNAIVNQRKIISWIRSYPLHTSQNLTITNFLRLFPQVSIEDIYKNKIDGGGGWSRLCVKAGFTEDTLNKKLERAIFRGISNRLLQCTSQSYLSFVRKLIINGSWDTTNPIENQMALMAHYDFWQKPGSELGFSSLQESLGALLQDSRLKIECFDVINHLLERLKTDEKPMIIGFPTALHLHSRYTRDEILSAFGIHRFGKKSSSREGAVEIKTLNCELLFVTLKKTVKNFSPTTLYHDYAISEDLFHWQSHNAARPDKGRGLSYVQHRIRGKKIILFVREQILDEYGRAMGFINLGPVNLESCHDSRPMNIIWRLEEPLPPYLWNDAAKMAVG, via the coding sequence TTGTTTGAAACCCAGAACCCGCTTGCCAAAGATTTGAAAGCATATGTTTCCAGGATTACTCCACAGACCGGCCTGGTTCAAAGCGAGCTGTTTACCGGAAGCAATGCCGGTCTATCCCTTGAATCGGAACTGAAACGTGAAATCCTCTCATCCAATGAAATATGCTGGCTTGTATCCTTTATAAAATGGACAGGGATTCGGATTTTCTCGGATGTGCTTAAAGAGGCTGCGAGCAATGGAACAAAGTTGAGAATAATCACGACTTCATATATGGGAGCAACTGATCAAAAGGCTGTAGACTTTCTTGCGGATCTTCCCAATACGGAAGTGCGTCTGAGTTATAATACCGAAAGGGAACGCCTGCATGCAAAAGCTTATCTGTTTTTGCGAAACACCGGTTTTAATACCGGGTATATCGGTTCTTCAAATCTCTCCCGATCTGCTTTAACAAACGGACTCGAGTGGAATCTTAAGGTTACAACCGGGGAAATTCCACATATTATAGAAAAGTTCAAATCAACCTTTGAAACCTACTGGGTTTCTTCTGATTTTGAACAATACAATAATCAAGATAATTCACATCGCTCGAGGTTGAAAAAGGCGCTTCAATTCGAGCGCGGTGGTGAATCCTTAGACCCGGACGACCCGGTCTTTTTTACCATTGAACCTCACTCATACCAGAAGGATATTCTTGAACAACTGCATGTAGAGCGGACTGTACATAAGCGTTACCGTAACCTTGTGGTGGCTGCAACAGGGACAGGAAAAACGGTTATATCTGCCTTTGATTTTCGATCGTATTACAGGAAGAATCCTTCGGCTCGCCTGCTTTATGTCGCGCATCGCGAAGAAATCCTTCGCCAGGCACGTGCGACATTCAGAGCAGTTCTGGGTCTGCACTCTTTCGGTGAACTATGGGTCGGGAGTCATGAGCCGGATAACTTCAGACAGCTTTTTGTCTCAGTTCAGACTCTAAACAACAGGATTGAAACCCTAAACTTTGATTCCGATTATTATGACTTCATTATCATTGACGAAGTTCATCATATTGCAGCAGAAAGCTATCGGCCCATATTATATCAGTTCCAGCCGGGAGTTTTACTGGGATTAACAGCCACCCCGGAACGCCATGACGGCACGGATATTCTGGAAGATTTCTGTGGAGTTATTGCCGCAGAACTCCGGCTTCCGGAGGCAATCAACCTTCGATATCTTTGCCCTTTTCAATACTTCGGAATCGACGATCCTGTTGATCTGTCAAATGTACAGTGGGTCAGAGGAAGATACTTACCATCAGAGTTGACCAATATTTACATGGCCAATGATCAGCGGGTCGACCATATTCTTCGTTCCATGAAAGATATTCTGGTTAATCTGAAGGCAATTAAGGCGCTGGCATTTTGCGTTTCCCAGGAGCATGCGCAATTCATGGCGGAAAAATTCGTTCTCAATGGAATCAAGGCGGCTGTTTTAACGAGCAGGAATTCACCCGATCGTACCAGGCTTCGCGATCAGCTGGTTCAGGGCAAAATAAATATTCTCTGTGTGGTGGATATATTCAATGAGGGTGTGGACATTCCGGAAATCGATACGGTACTTTTTCTTCGCCCAACGGAAAGTCTTACAATCTTCCTTCAACAGTTGGGCCGGGGGCTTCGCCTGGTTAATGACAAGGAATGTTTAACGGTTCTCGATTTTGTCGGAAATGCCCACGCTGAGTATGACTTTTCCAGAAAATTTCGAGCCCTGGTCGGAAAATCCCATATTTCAATCATCGATGAAGTGGAAGAAGGTTTTCCGCATCTGCCCCTGGGGTGCTCAATCGTTCTACAGAAGCAGGCGAAAGAAATAATACTTCAAAATATCAAAAACGCAATTGTGAATCAGCGTAAAATTATTTCATGGATTCGAAGCTACCCGCTGCATACATCACAGAATCTGACCATCACCAATTTCTTGCGGCTCTTTCCGCAGGTATCAATCGAGGATATCTATAAAAATAAAATTGATGGTGGAGGCGGATGGTCACGCCTCTGCGTCAAGGCCGGATTTACCGAGGATACTCTCAATAAAAAGCTCGAACGGGCGATCTTCCGAGGTATATCAAACCGGCTTCTTCAATGCACTTCACAGTCATATCTATCCTTTGTCAGGAAATTAATCATAAACGGTTCCTGGGATACAACAAATCCCATTGAAAACCAGATGGCTCTGATGGCCCACTATGATTTCTGGCAGAAGCCGGGGAGTGAACTCGGGTTTTCATCTTTACAGGAATCCCTGGGCGCTCTGTTGCAGGATTCCCGCCTGAAGATAGAATGTTTTGATGTAATCAATCATCTTCTCGAGCGCCTGAAAACGGATGAAAAACCTATGATCATTGGATTTCCAACGGCCCTGCATCTCCATTCCCGTTATACCCGGGATGAGATTCTATCGGCCTTTGGAATACACCGGTTTGGGAAGAAAAGCAGCAGCCGTGAAGGCGCAGTAGAAATAAAAACTTTGAATTGCGAACTTCTCTTTGTAACCCTTAAGAAAACGGTAAAAAATTTTTCACCCACCACGCTCTACCACGACTACGCAATCAGTGAAGATCTTTTTCACTGGCAGTCACATAATGCTGCCCGGCCTGACAAAGGGAGAGGATTATCCTATGTTCAGCACCGTATACGTGGGAAAAAAATCATCCTTTTTGTGCGGGAGCAGATTCTGGATGAATACGGCCGGGCTATGGGTTTTATAAATCTTGGACCTGTTAATCTGGAATCCTGTCATGACAGCCGGCCGATGAACATAATCTGGCGTCTGGAAGAACCTCTTCCGCCATATCTCTGGAATGACGCGGCAAAAATGGCGGTGGGATAA
- a CDS encoding VWA domain-containing protein: MEESPRGRGRQVRSRKARDLKGGIALRDTIYRAALEGISDAAGKLHIGPESLREAVRVEPSGFTVIFTVDASDSMGSVERLAAAKGAALYLLSQAYVRRLKVGMVVFRGESAYTVLEPTSSLSLVRRQLAALSIGEATPLAAGLVKSRELALQVLDRDGSGTALIAVLTDGEANVPLTRGRMTHEELYEMAPSLVHPRIRYLFLDTSPGEPGALIRRLAAQTGGRYLHLNTGESGDLIKALKGQKG, from the coding sequence ATGGAAGAGAGCCCCCGTGGCCGGGGGCGCCAGGTACGGAGCCGGAAGGCCCGGGACCTGAAAGGGGGCATCGCCCTGCGGGATACCATCTACCGGGCGGCCCTGGAGGGGATCAGCGACGCGGCGGGAAAGCTGCATATCGGCCCTGAGTCCCTGCGCGAGGCGGTGCGGGTCGAGCCTTCGGGATTCACGGTCATCTTTACGGTGGATGCCTCGGACTCCATGGGTTCGGTTGAGCGCCTGGCCGCGGCCAAAGGAGCCGCCCTCTACCTCTTGAGCCAGGCCTATGTACGGCGCCTCAAGGTCGGCATGGTTGTCTTTCGGGGAGAATCGGCCTATACGGTCCTGGAACCCACCTCCAGCCTCTCCCTGGTTCGCCGGCAGCTGGCAGCTCTTTCCATCGGCGAAGCCACCCCCCTGGCGGCGGGACTGGTAAAAAGCCGGGAGCTTGCGCTGCAGGTTCTGGACCGGGACGGTTCCGGCACGGCCCTTATCGCGGTCCTTACCGACGGGGAGGCCAACGTACCCCTCACCCGGGGCCGGATGACCCACGAGGAGCTCTACGAAATGGCGCCGTCCCTTGTTCATCCCCGCATCCGGTACCTCTTTCTCGACACATCCCCGGGAGAACCGGGGGCCCTTATCCGCCGCCTTGCAGCTCAGACGGGGGGACGATACCTGCACCTGAACACCGGAGAGAGCGGCGATCTGATCAAGGCCCTCAAAGGGCAGAAAGGCTGA
- a CDS encoding valine--pyruvate transaminase, with product MKYPLSRFGTKFTSPSGISGLMKDMGEALQTDEKVYMLGGGNPAHIPEVNALWRERMEHILSNGSEYERMVANYDTPQGKESFLKALSGMLNREYGWKIGPENIAITNGSQSAFFCLLNMFGGTDESGKMRKILFPLLPEYIGYADQAIEEGIFTARKPRIEELPGNRFKYHPDLDNLEIGPDIGAVCVSRPTNPTGNVITDQELAVLSERTAEKGIPLIVDNAYGAPFPNIIFTDANLIWDEHIILSMSLSKIGLPASRTGIIVASAEIIEALSGVNAILSLANSSIGQVITAPLLENGELLRLSSEVVRPFYLKKSRETMKLMDEAFAGLPYSIHVSEGSIFLWLWFKDLPVSSIELYRRLKKRNVLVIPGSYFFFGNDDPWPHRDQCLRVSYAQNSEDVRRGIEIMAEELRLIYGI from the coding sequence ATGAAGTACCCTTTATCCAGGTTCGGAACAAAATTTACCTCTCCATCCGGTATTTCGGGATTGATGAAGGACATGGGCGAAGCCCTGCAGACCGACGAGAAGGTCTATATGCTGGGGGGCGGGAATCCGGCCCACATTCCTGAGGTCAACGCCCTCTGGCGGGAACGCATGGAGCATATCCTGTCCAACGGCAGCGAATACGAGCGCATGGTCGCCAATTACGACACTCCCCAGGGAAAGGAGAGCTTTCTCAAGGCCCTTTCGGGGATGCTGAACCGGGAGTACGGCTGGAAAATCGGCCCTGAAAACATCGCCATTACCAACGGCAGCCAGAGCGCCTTCTTCTGCCTTCTGAACATGTTCGGCGGAACCGATGAATCCGGGAAGATGAGGAAGATCCTCTTCCCGCTGTTGCCTGAGTACATCGGCTACGCCGACCAGGCCATTGAGGAGGGCATCTTTACCGCCCGGAAGCCCCGCATAGAGGAGCTGCCGGGCAACAGGTTCAAATACCATCCCGACCTGGACAACCTGGAGATCGGTCCGGATATCGGGGCGGTCTGCGTCTCCCGGCCCACGAATCCCACGGGAAACGTAATAACCGACCAGGAGCTTGCGGTGCTTTCTGAGCGGACCGCGGAGAAGGGGATTCCCCTGATCGTGGACAATGCCTATGGAGCGCCTTTTCCGAATATCATCTTTACCGACGCCAACCTGATCTGGGACGAGCATATAATCTTAAGCATGAGCCTCTCGAAGATCGGACTCCCCGCATCCCGCACCGGTATTATCGTGGCTTCCGCGGAGATTATCGAGGCCCTGTCGGGGGTAAACGCCATTTTGAGCCTGGCCAATTCCAGCATCGGCCAGGTGATAACCGCCCCGCTCCTGGAAAACGGCGAGCTGCTGCGCCTGAGCAGCGAGGTGGTGCGGCCCTTCTACCTGAAAAAATCCCGGGAAACCATGAAGCTAATGGACGAAGCCTTTGCCGGGCTTCCCTATTCGATCCACGTGAGCGAAGGGTCCATCTTTCTCTGGCTCTGGTTCAAGGATCTGCCCGTCAGCAGCATCGAACTCTACCGGCGCCTGAAAAAACGAAACGTCCTGGTTATTCCCGGCTCCTACTTCTTTTTCGGTAACGACGACCCCTGGCCCCACCGGGACCAGTGCCTGCGGGTAAGCTACGCCCAGAACAGTGAAGACGTGCGCCGGGGCATCGAGATAATGGCAGAGGAGCTGCGGCTGATCTATGGGATCTGA
- a CDS encoding sensor histidine kinase, with amino-acid sequence MSTFRPQHTVDLTERKTESTINLQRRRLLSLDSQLIEPVTRFIREGLVILNTELQILFANPSFIALAQASGEEELIGKRIGEAINCINATLSSEGCGTSSECSACMVLSSLVNLGEQRQDTSATVFRKAKEALHLKVSSIRIHIQEEDYVISVLRPVNQEERKISLERIFYHDILNSAGVLKGLIELLHENYRQLPGSAETGGNSEMEELWNATILSSARIVEEIQAQRDFSKAERNELALNISAIHTASFFRELRNWFTAYELSEEGQIRQAEGFEELAFSSDPVILRRVFINLIKNALEAAPRGSVVVIDARGNPGGVTISVQNQGVMPREVQRSLFRQTFSTKGSGRGFGSYSVKLLTEQYLQGSVSFLSDDEHQTIFKVRLPWKINL; translated from the coding sequence TTGAGTACCTTTCGTCCGCAGCACACCGTCGATCTGACGGAGCGTAAAACGGAGTCCACAATAAACCTCCAGCGCCGGCGGCTTCTGAGCCTGGACAGCCAGTTAATCGAGCCCGTCACCAGATTTATCCGGGAAGGGCTGGTCATTCTGAATACAGAGCTGCAGATTCTCTTTGCCAACCCCTCATTTATCGCCCTTGCCCAGGCTTCAGGCGAGGAGGAGCTTATCGGAAAGAGGATCGGAGAAGCCATCAACTGCATTAACGCCACCCTCTCTTCCGAAGGTTGCGGCACCTCCAGCGAGTGCTCAGCCTGTATGGTCCTCTCCTCCCTGGTAAACCTGGGGGAACAGCGCCAGGATACCTCCGCAACGGTCTTCAGGAAGGCAAAAGAGGCCCTGCACCTGAAGGTAAGCTCCATCAGGATACACATCCAGGAGGAAGACTACGTCATAAGCGTACTGCGGCCGGTAAACCAGGAGGAGCGCAAGATCTCCCTGGAGAGGATTTTTTATCACGATATCCTGAACTCCGCGGGGGTTTTGAAGGGCCTTATTGAACTCCTGCACGAGAACTATCGTCAGCTTCCCGGCTCGGCGGAAACCGGAGGGAACAGCGAGATGGAGGAACTCTGGAACGCCACAATACTCTCATCGGCCCGTATTGTGGAGGAGATCCAGGCCCAGCGTGACTTTTCGAAGGCCGAACGCAACGAGCTTGCCCTGAACATCTCAGCCATACATACAGCCAGCTTTTTCCGGGAACTGCGGAACTGGTTTACCGCCTACGAACTCTCAGAAGAAGGACAGATCAGGCAGGCCGAAGGTTTTGAGGAACTCGCATTTTCCAGCGATCCGGTCATACTGAGGCGGGTCTTTATAAACCTGATAAAAAACGCCCTGGAGGCGGCCCCCAGGGGATCTGTGGTCGTTATCGATGCCAGGGGGAATCCCGGGGGTGTGACCATAAGCGTCCAGAACCAGGGTGTCATGCCCCGGGAGGTGCAGAGGAGTCTCTTCCGCCAGACCTTCAGTACCAAAGGGTCCGGTCGCGGTTTCGGCAGTTACAGCGTTAAACTGCTTACCGAGCAGTATCTTCAGGGGTCGGTGAGTTTTCTCTCCGATGACGAACACCAGACCATATTCAAGGTTAGACTTCCATGGAAAATCAATTTGTAG
- the arfB gene encoding alternative ribosome rescue aminoacyl-tRNA hydrolase ArfB produces MDQELLRQWILEHGEERFARSGGPGGQNVNKLNTKVQLRIPLDQLPGLTEAEISRLRERLQGRIDSSGELLVQAQESRSQIRNRETAVERALSLISGALVVRKSRKATRPSFSARARRVDNKKARGAIKRHRRPPKMDE; encoded by the coding sequence ATGGACCAGGAACTGCTGCGACAATGGATACTCGAACACGGAGAGGAGCGCTTCGCCCGCTCCGGCGGACCCGGGGGCCAGAACGTCAACAAGCTCAACACCAAGGTGCAGCTTAGAATTCCCCTCGATCAGCTTCCCGGACTGACGGAGGCGGAGATCTCCCGCCTCAGGGAGAGACTGCAGGGGCGAATCGACTCATCCGGGGAGCTCCTGGTACAGGCCCAGGAGAGTCGAAGCCAGATCCGGAACCGGGAGACCGCGGTGGAGCGGGCTCTTTCCCTGATCAGCGGAGCGCTGGTGGTCCGCAAGTCCCGGAAAGCCACCCGTCCCAGCTTTTCCGCCAGGGCCAGGCGGGTGGATAACAAAAAGGCCCGGGGTGCGATAAAGCGACACCGCCGCCCCCCGAAGATGGACGAATAG
- a CDS encoding DUF401 family protein, whose amino-acid sequence MENQFVVSLLAVPALWKIGLSLALILVVQKFSRSLLAGVIAGSALLAFWAGHSPQSALDIMLESTFTFDGMMLLAVIVLVILLSSQMANSGMMAELVAAVQKRLNRRASVALLPALIGLLPMPGGALFSAPLIDDCDRDKALPPMEKTRANYWFRHIWEFWWPLYPGVLLTIELSGLKIWQLMVVMFPLTLISVLSGYLFILRRIPKDHAIHVSEEGHHAAGQILPLLSPVLIVIATYLGFMLLLPGTEVFSKYLPMVCGLSLAVLFVQVRRPLDRKTWKTMILSRRIISMVAIVAVIRIYGAYIESPLPDGSSLIVLLRSELAAQGIPAGLLIILLPFIAALTTGLTIGFVGASFPVVLSLLGPEPTALQIMQILPFAYGVGFMGMMLSPVHVCLLVTNKHFNTGLTSSIRALIAPVAFTALGIILVGGLWMMV is encoded by the coding sequence ATGGAAAATCAATTTGTAGTATCCCTGCTGGCCGTACCGGCCCTCTGGAAAATCGGACTCTCCCTGGCCCTGATTCTGGTGGTTCAGAAGTTTTCCCGCTCCCTTCTGGCGGGGGTAATCGCGGGATCGGCCCTGCTGGCCTTCTGGGCGGGACACAGTCCCCAATCTGCCCTGGACATCATGCTGGAGAGTACCTTCACCTTCGACGGCATGATGCTGCTGGCGGTAATCGTGCTGGTTATTCTCCTCTCGAGCCAGATGGCCAACAGCGGCATGATGGCAGAGCTCGTCGCGGCGGTGCAGAAACGCCTCAACCGCCGGGCCTCGGTGGCCCTGCTCCCCGCACTGATCGGGCTTCTGCCCATGCCGGGAGGGGCCCTCTTCTCCGCACCATTAATCGACGACTGCGACCGGGACAAAGCGCTCCCCCCCATGGAAAAAACCCGGGCCAACTACTGGTTCCGCCATATCTGGGAGTTCTGGTGGCCCCTCTACCCGGGAGTGCTTCTGACCATCGAGCTCTCGGGGCTTAAAATCTGGCAGCTCATGGTGGTCATGTTTCCCCTTACCTTGATCTCGGTGCTTTCCGGGTACCTCTTTATCCTGCGCAGGATTCCAAAAGATCATGCCATCCACGTCAGCGAAGAGGGCCACCACGCCGCCGGACAGATTCTTCCCCTCCTGAGTCCGGTACTCATCGTCATAGCCACATATCTTGGCTTTATGCTGCTTCTGCCGGGCACGGAAGTTTTCAGCAAATACCTTCCCATGGTCTGCGGCCTGAGCCTGGCGGTGTTGTTTGTGCAGGTCCGCCGTCCCCTGGACCGGAAAACCTGGAAAACGATGATCCTATCCCGGAGGATCATCTCCATGGTGGCCATTGTGGCGGTAATCCGCATCTACGGAGCCTACATAGAGAGCCCCCTTCCCGACGGCTCCTCCCTGATCGTGCTTCTCCGGAGCGAACTCGCAGCCCAGGGGATTCCCGCAGGACTCCTGATTATCCTGCTGCCCTTTATCGCCGCCCTTACCACCGGCCTTACCATCGGTTTTGTGGGAGCCAGCTTTCCGGTGGTCCTGAGCCTGCTGGGGCCGGAACCGACGGCATTGCAGATAATGCAGATTCTGCCCTTCGCCTACGGAGTCGGATTCATGGGAATGATGCTCTCCCCGGTGCACGTCTGTCTGCTGGTAACAAATAAACACTTCAATACCGGGCTTACCAGCAGTATAAGGGCCCTGATAGCTCCGGTTGCCTTTACGGCCCTGGGCATCATTCTGGTAGGAGGGCTGTGGATGATGGTGTAG
- a CDS encoding GNAT family N-acetyltransferase, with amino-acid sequence MGSEISLPAGYRCAAAEEGDLEGIRRIYNQAVETSTATFDTEPKSLEERRAWLAAHDGSHPVFAVLHEESGDVAAWGSLSRWSEKKAYDSTAEVSIYVDPAHQKRGLGGRLLEQLIEIARREGLHMLISRIAEGNAASLALHRRFGFRHVGTLREVGCKFGRYIDVDIFELRVGEEAFQT; translated from the coding sequence ATGGGATCTGAAATCAGCCTTCCCGCAGGATACCGCTGCGCCGCCGCTGAAGAGGGCGACCTGGAGGGAATCCGGCGCATCTACAACCAGGCCGTGGAGACAAGCACCGCCACCTTCGACACCGAACCAAAAAGCCTGGAAGAGCGCCGCGCCTGGCTGGCAGCCCATGACGGCTCCCACCCGGTTTTTGCAGTCCTTCATGAGGAATCCGGGGATGTCGCCGCCTGGGGGTCTCTTTCCCGCTGGTCGGAAAAAAAAGCCTACGACAGCACGGCGGAGGTCTCCATCTATGTGGACCCGGCGCATCAGAAGCGGGGCCTGGGAGGCCGTCTGCTGGAGCAGCTTATTGAGATCGCCCGCCGGGAGGGACTGCATATGCTGATCTCCCGCATAGCCGAAGGCAACGCCGCGAGCCTTGCCCTTCACCGGCGTTTCGGCTTTCGCCACGTGGGAACCCTGCGGGAGGTGGGCTGCAAGTTCGGCCGCTACATTGACGTGGATATCTTCGAGCTGCGGGTGGGGGAAGAGGCGTTCCAGACCTAA
- a CDS encoding ATP-binding protein, whose amino-acid sequence MAVISLSSSACRGVAASYHNSRLLSTAEAPVKTLDRLPRDGYFACMYRVYPFSALVGQEDLKTALLLCAVDPGIGGLLIQGDKGTAKTTAVRGLAALLEEYRPLPREESLVLEGDMPGSVPLRGSILTELPLNATEDRITGSIHLESILKEGTRRFEPGLLAQAHGGILYVDEVNLLESHLVDILLDAAATGINRVEREGISISHPSQFILVGTMNPEEGDLRPQFLDRFGFTIFISGLHDLEERKEIVSRRLDFDADPEGFCDRWLEDDALTAEMLRKARENLTDIEVPESSRHLIAELCSRAGVMGHRADITLTRGARALAALVEAPAVTGNHVKAMARFVLPHRIPHSGVEGFKDLADRTEQLIGGAGGGGSAQVETGSFVPGDDGSLDDPYDNTEIPGGAAAGSLVFDHFKKKRRTSPGIPQGSPK is encoded by the coding sequence ATGGCCGTTATCTCCCTTTCTTCATCTGCATGTCGAGGTGTTGCGGCATCCTATCACAATTCCCGCCTTTTGAGTACCGCGGAAGCCCCGGTCAAAACGCTTGACCGTCTTCCCCGGGACGGGTATTTTGCCTGTATGTACAGAGTTTACCCCTTCTCGGCCCTGGTCGGTCAGGAAGACCTTAAAACAGCCCTGCTTCTCTGCGCCGTCGACCCCGGTATCGGGGGGCTCCTTATCCAGGGAGACAAGGGAACAGCCAAGACAACCGCAGTCAGGGGCCTTGCGGCCCTGCTGGAAGAATATAGACCCCTGCCCAGGGAGGAGAGCCTGGTACTGGAGGGCGACATGCCCGGCAGTGTTCCCCTCCGGGGATCCATTCTGACGGAGCTTCCCTTGAACGCCACGGAAGACCGTATAACCGGCTCGATTCACCTGGAGAGTATCCTGAAAGAGGGCACCCGCCGCTTCGAACCGGGTCTTCTGGCCCAGGCCCACGGGGGAATCCTCTACGTTGACGAAGTCAATCTGCTGGAAAGCCATCTTGTGGATATCCTGCTGGATGCAGCTGCCACCGGTATCAACCGGGTGGAACGGGAGGGGATCTCCATAAGCCACCCCTCGCAGTTCATCCTGGTGGGTACCATGAACCCCGAAGAGGGGGACCTGCGACCCCAGTTTCTGGACCGCTTCGGGTTCACCATCTTCATAAGCGGCCTCCATGATCTGGAGGAACGTAAGGAGATCGTCAGCCGACGTCTGGATTTTGACGCCGATCCCGAGGGCTTTTGCGACCGCTGGCTGGAAGACGATGCCCTGACGGCAGAGATGCTCAGGAAAGCCCGCGAGAACCTTACGGACATAGAAGTACCCGAATCCTCCCGTCACCTTATCGCGGAGCTCTGCAGCCGTGCCGGGGTCATGGGACACCGGGCGGACATTACCCTTACCAGGGGAGCCCGCGCCCTGGCGGCCCTGGTGGAGGCTCCCGCAGTTACCGGAAACCACGTAAAAGCCATGGCCCGCTTTGTACTCCCCCACCGGATTCCCCACTCCGGCGTTGAGGGCTTCAAGGACCTGGCGGACAGGACCGAGCAGCTTATCGGCGGTGCAGGCGGCGGGGGAAGCGCGCAGGTCGAGACCGGCAGCTTTGTCCCCGGAGACGACGGTTCCCTGGATGATCCCTACGACAATACCGAGATCCCCGGAGGTGCCGCCGCGGGGAGCCTTGTTTTCGATCACTTTAAAAAAAAACGGCGGACGAGCCCCGGGATACCTCAGGGCTCACCGAAATAA